Sequence from the Etheostoma spectabile isolate EspeVRDwgs_2016 unplaced genomic scaffold, UIUC_Espe_1.0 scaffold00018209, whole genome shotgun sequence genome:
cagggggggcaggtctgagaccaggggccgcaggtctgagaccagggggcagcaggtctgagaccaggggcagcaggtctgagaccaaggggcgcaggtctgagaccagggggcgcagttgcttttcaccgactgcaagacccaggcggacccagagcatgctgggaaacgccggcttctcagctgatcttttatataaactttttattgtttttgaatctgagggattttaactctgtttgtctgatttaaagacttattgtGTCCAGAACTCATGTtgaggctgatagagacgtttagagtCAGAGACTAGACCTGATCCCAGATCAGCTCCAGTGAGTTGGTTATTAAAACCAGATCAGGTCTCATGTAGAGGTCTTtggccagctactctgtcataactaaaacaactggagactgggGACCAGCGATCTGGGTCTGATAggattttattaaatcggaatccaCCACaggttttcatcacttcctgtccagtctGAAGGACCtggactccccccccccccctgctctcaTCCACTTTCCAGGCGCAGTTCATCCGaacgagaacacacacacacacacacacacacacacaaacacaacacacacacacacacacacacacgttcatggCTCCAGGTCACAGTTGACTCTATGAACAATAGCCGCGCCGTAGCGTCGCCGGTCTCTTAACTGACGTCACAGTAAACAAAGACGTAAACGGCCTAATGTTACGTTAGTGTTGTAGAGCTACTGCGCAGGCGCTCACTACCTGGTAAGAAGAGGCGATAAAGGCTGTAAATAGTCCGGATTACTCCCGTCATAATGTACTAAATCTGATTTCTCCGGTAACATTACATAACAATATAtaacactattattattattatcaaaacTAACGAACACGCGCAGCGTCAGCGGGAggagctaatgctaatgctaaccgAAGTTACCAGTTCTACAACTAAAACACGCATCCacgttatataataataatatatatattataacccCTGGTGGGCGGGTGTAGGGCCCGTCTGCTGCGTGGGACTCGGTCTCTGGACAGACATCAGGACAGTTAGCTTTAGCATCCGGAGCTAACGGGCCCGGAGGCCGCGCGGATCCCCGGCCTAGCGTAGGCGTAGAGGCCGCGGAGCAGGGCCTACCGTAGGCGTAGATGCCGCGGAGCAGGTCCTCCCGCAGCCCCATGGTGTCGAAGGTGGGGGTCACATCCACCTCCTCGCTGGTCTCAAACTCCACCTTAGTCATGTCTTCATCCCGGAGGAGTCTCTTCCTGCCCTGAACCGCGGTGGCCGCCATTTCTCTTCTTTATTCCGCTGAACCTTTTGCTAGCTGCTAGCACGGGGAGAAAGAGCGCTAAGAGTGTCGCGCCGGTGACGCGGACCTGTCTTTGTGACGTCATCGGCGCGACACTCTTTCCGCTCTTTCTCCCCGCCCCTTCCGGGGTGAGCGCAGTGTTAAATGAAGGCTTGTTCCCAACGGGTTTTACTATGtattctcattaatattcagtaTTTCCTTAAAAACgtaatatttattttgtccTCATGGATCTGTTTCTATTGTATTTAATACTTCTGTTTCCTGGTCTCATGTTATATAAGTTACAATCTCTTTCTTTATAATGTTATGTTTTGAGCTGTGATGActgaatattataaataaatacataaataaatgaaaataaaggagGAGTTACTACTGTGTCTGGAACAGAAGATTATGGTGATATAGAGTCTTATGATATATAGAAGCCTGtagtatactatatatatatatatatatatatatatatatatatatataatatatatatatatatatataatatatactacaggcatggagtctggtagtaaagtagtgattattaacatggagtctggtgggtaaagtagtgattattaacatggagtctggtgggtaaagtagtgattattaacatggagtctggtagtaaagtagtgattatttacatggagtctggtgggtaaagtagtgattattaacatggagtctggtgggtaaagtagtgattatttacatggagtctggtgggtaaagtagtgattatttacatggagtctggtgggtaaagtagtgattataaacatggagtctggtgggtaaagtagtgattattaacatggagtctggtgggtaaagtagtgattattaacatggagtctggtgggtaaagtagtgattattaacatggagtctggtgggtaaagtagtgattatttacatggagtctggtgggtaaagtagtgattattaacatggagtctggtgggtaaagtagtgattattaacatggagttTGGTGGGTAAAGTatgattattaacatggagtctggtgtttAAAGTAGGTTTAgaaaatggagtctggtgggtaaagtagtgattatttacatggagtctggtgggtaaagtagtgattatttacatggagtctggtgggtaaagtagtgattatttacatggagtctggtgggtaaagtagtgattatttacatggagtctggtgggtaaagtagtgattatttacatggagtctggtgggtaaagtagtgattatttacatggagtctggtgggtaaagtagtgattatttacatggagtctggtgggtaaagtagtgattatttacatggagtctggtgggtaaagtagtgattatttacatggagtctggtgggtaaagtagtgattattaacatggagtctggtgggtaaGTAGTaattattaacatggagtctggtgggtaagtagtgattattaacatgggTCTGGTGGGGGTAAAGTAGTAATTATTAACTGGAGTCTGTGGGTAAAGTGGTGATTatatacatggagtctggtggtaaGTAGTGTTttatacatggagtctggtgggtaaagtagtgattattaaatggagtctggtagtaaagtagtgattattaacatggagtctggtgggtaaagtagtgattattaacatggagtctggtgggtaaagtagtgattatttacatggagtctggtgggtaaagtagtgattataaacatggagtctggtagtaaagtagtgattatatacatggagtctggtgggtaaagtagtgattattaacatggagtctggtagtaaagtagtgattatttacatggagtctggtgggtaaagtagtgattattaacatggagtctggtaaTAAAGTAGTGAaaatttacatggagtctggtgggtaaaagtagtgattatttacatggagtctggcggGTTTGCCTGTGactgtttattgtttattatttaaataacgAATAACTTCCTCAGAAAAATAATGTGTAGAAGCTGAATCAAGTCAACAGCCACAGACAGGTTATGACATCACTGCTgcctcagccaatcagagccctgctgtgtgtgtacgtgtgtctatgtgtgtgtgacctctgacctgtgACGGCGGCCCCCCGCTGTTGAACCAGGATCAGCTCTATATTTACCTGAGattatcaaacacaaacacaacacacacacacgcacacacacacacacacacacacacacacacacacacacaacaacacacacagagacttcCTGTCTATCGGACACCCATAGCCGGTCGGAGCAGCAACATGTCCGCCGCCCCTGGAGGAACAACAGCCTGCTGCTGGGGGGGGAACGGGACCCTCCTGTCGGACCAGGAGACACCATCATCGGGTCTACCTGCTGCTGCTCGGTgggtagacacacacacacattcacacattcaccacacacagatacacgtacacaccacaccacacatgcacacacacacacagatacacatacacacacaccacacatgcacacacacacagatacacatacacaccaccacacacatgcacacacacacacaaaacagatacacagacacacacacacagatacacatacacacaccacaccaacacatgcacacaccacacaccacacacacacacacacacagatatacacacacagatacacatacacacccacagatacacatacacacacacacacacaccacacacagagacacacactcacacacacacacacacaacacacagatatacacacacacacacacaaacacacagatagacacacacacacaccacacacacacacacacacacatgtggtgagacacacacacacacacatacacaggcccAGTGGGGGCAACATATCTCTCTGTGGTGGGTTCATTCTCTGTGCGGTGCGTTCATGGTCCTGTGGTGCGTTCATGGTCTCTGTGATGCGTTAAGCTTTGTGCGGTGCGTTTATGCTCCTGTGGAGCGTTCATGCTGCTGCTCTGCGTTCACGCTCCTGTGGTGCGTTCATGCTCCTGCGGTGCGTTCATGCTCTGCGGTGCGTTCAAGCTCTGCTGTGCATTCACGCTCTGCCATATGCGTTCATGCTCTGTGTGGTATGTTCATAGTGTCTGTGTTGCGTTCATGCTCATGCGGTGCATTCAGGGGGGGTCTCGTGGTTCGGAAACAGCATTGTCCTGTTGGAGCTCCTGCGGTGCGTTCATGGTCTCTGAGGTGCGTTCAGGGGGGCTGTTGTGGTTCGGGAACAGCATCGTTTTGTAGGTGCTCCTGCGGTCCGTTCATGGTCTCTGCGGTGCGTTCAGGGTGGCTGTCGTGTTTCGGGAACAGCATCGTCCTGCTGATGCTCCTGCGGTGCGTTCATGGTCTCTGCGGTGCGTTCAGGGTGGCTGTCGTGGTTCGGGAACAGCATCGTCCTGCTGATGCTGGTCCGGCAGAGGGCCGGGCTGCAGCCCAGCGACTATCGGACCCCTGAACCTGGCGCGTCCGACAGCAGCGGTGCGTTCATGGTCCTGCGGTGCGTTCAGGGTGGCTGTCGTGGTTCGGGAACGCATCGTCCTGCTGTGGTGCTCCTGCGGTGCGTCATGGTCTCTGCGGTGCGTTCGGGTGGCTGTTGTGGTTCGGGAACAGCATCGTCTGCTGGTGCTCCTGCGGTGTGTTCATGGTCTCTGCGGTGGGTTCAGGGTTGTTGTCGTGGTTCGGAACAGCATCGTCCTGATGGAGCTCCTGCGGTGTGTCATGGTCCTGCGGTGCGTTCAGGGTGGCTGTCGTGGTTCGGGAACAGCATTCGTCCTGCTGGTGCTCCTGCGGTGCGTTCATGGTCTCTGCGGTGCGTTCAGGGTGGCTGTCGTGGTTCGGGAACAGCATCGTCCTCTGGTGCTCCTGCGGTGCGTTCATGGTCTCTGCGGTGCGTTCAGGGTGGCTGTTGTGGTTCGGGAACAGCATCGTCCTGCTGGTGCTCCTGCGGTGTGTCATGGTCTCTGCGGTGGGTTCAGGGTTGTTGTCGTGGTTCGGGACAGCATCGTCCTGATGGAGCTCCTGCGTGTGTTCATGGTCCTGCGGTGCGTTCAGGGTGGCTGTCGTGGTCGGGAACAGCATCGTCCTGCTGGTGCTCCTTCGGTGCGTTCATGGTCTCTGCGGTGCGTTCAGGGTGGCTGTCGTGGTTCGGGAACAGCATCGTCCTGCTGGTGCTCCTGCGGTGCGTTCATGGTCTCTGCGGTGCGTTCAGGGTGGCTGTCGTGGTTCGGAAACAGCATCGTCCTGTTCGTGCTGTACCGGCAGAGGGCCGGGCTGCAGCCCAGCGACTACCTGACCCTGAACCTGGCGCTGTCCGACGGCAGCATCTCCGTGTTCGGGTACTCCCGCGGGATCCTCCAGGTGTTCAACGGCTTCCAGGGCAGCGACTACATCATCACCTCCATCTGGACCTGCCAGGtagcctgtctgtctctctgtctgtctgcctgtctctacctgtctgtctctggtcctaacctgtctgtctttgGTCataccctgtctgtctgtctctggtcctaacctgtctgtctgtctctggtcctaacctgtctgtctgtctctggtcctaacctgtctgactgtctctggtcctaacctgtctgtctctggtcctaacctgtctgtctgtctctggtcctaacctgtctgactgtctctggtcctaacctgtctgtctctggtcctaacctgtctgtctctggtcctaacctgtctgtctttggtcctaacctgtctctctgtctctgatcctaccctgtctgtctgtctctggtcctaacctgtc
This genomic interval carries:
- the LOC116679554 gene encoding eukaryotic initiation factor 4A-III-A — its product is MAATAVQGRKRLLRDEDMTKVEFETSEEVDVTPTFDTMGLREDLLRGIYAYGFEKPSAIQQRAIKQIIKGRDVIAQSQSGTGKTATFCVSVLQCLDIQVSLR
- the LOC116679553 gene encoding opsin-5 (The sequence of the model RefSeq protein was modified relative to this genomic sequence to represent the inferred CDS: added 240 bases not found in genome assembly), which gives rise to MGLVGPVGAATCPPPLEEQQPAAGGGTGPSCRTRRHHHRVYLLLLGGVSWFGNSIVLFVLYRQRAGLQPSDYLTLNLALSDGSISVFGYSRGILQVFNGFQGSDYIITSIWTCQVDGFFTLISGLTSILTLTAISITRYIKGCHPSRAHHITRSSVYVTLLLIWITAAFWAGAPLLGWASYKDRGYGTCEIDWAR